The region TTTGTTTACAGCAAAAATTGCCTTTGTAAATTCTACGGAGGACTCTGCTGAAGAGAAAAAAACCCGGGAAACATGACAGAGGTGCATGCATACCTAGCGGCAGAGGCAGAGGAGCCCCTCCTGCATGCAGTCCTACTTGGTGATGACCCAGACGGCGTAGATGATGCCGGGGAGGTAGCCGAAGAAGGTGAGCAGCAAGCAGATCCAGAACTCGATCTGCAAAAGCACGTTCAGCACCGCAGCACGAGCAGTCAATTAGGCACAAGCCCAGTGCATAGTCCGTCCTCAGATGAGAGCCTACTGCTAGCACGGGACACTCACCCCGCAGGCGAACTTGAAGAAGACGCCGAGCGGCGGCAGGATGATGGCGAGGATGATGTCGATGCAGTTGGCGGTCCCCTCGTCCGCCATCTtcttccttccttctctctctctctctctcgaagcgtcGAAGGGAAAGCCAAGGCAAGGGAGATGATGTGAACAAGGAGCGCGAGAAAGGTAGGTGGAGTAGAGTGATGTGGCGGTGGTGTGTGATGCGCAGACGAGCCCGAGATTATAAAGACGGCGAGGCAACGGGGAGAGGGCGACGGTTGGCGAGGTTACGTTACGTGCCCGGCTCGTGCGGCGGTGCGGGCGCGGGATGATGCTCCCACGAGCCGAGCGCCAGCCAGGGGGGTTGGATCATGTGGGAAGAATCGGATGCTACGGCGGTGCCCTCGTGCGGTCGCGCGCCCGCTTCGCTGTTGGTTCGGCTCCAACGGCCGGCGCCGACCCGCGTGGCTCCGTGCCCGCTTTCTCTGCATGGACGCGCCTTCCAACTTAACGTTGAAGGTTATCTGGACTCACTCGGTCACTCCTTGTAGTACTCTATCTCAGCCAAATTTGACTGCTCAAGAAGCAACGTCGCCATGCACTTCCAAGAAAACCGAAGCGGGAAACAAGGGCAACAATGGTAAACAACCCGCCACCTTGTTCGCCTTTGAAACGGAACGAGTTGGCATGACAGCAACGTCTACCGGACACACGCACGAAAAGCCCTCATCATGCCACAGAGCGAGAGCAGAGCAGGCATCCGGGGTGGGTGCACCGGCAAGATCTCTTTTGGACTGACGGGACATTATTAGTTCTTAGTGTTTAGTGCGATCATGTCATTACGTAGTGCAGTAGCTGTACAAGGGGTCCATGGCCTGTTtcctccggaatggtccgaagctcCGTCAATCATGCAAGAGGCCGAGGCCGGGCTGCTAAAACTGGAGACCACTTGTTAGACGCTATTCTTTCTTGTAGCGAATCGTGAGTTCGTGACAACTGAGATGAGCTAAGCTCCGCGTTATTGCGAGGGATCGGAACAGCCGAGGGCTGTTTATCCCACAGCATGTTCTCGTAGATCTAGAGGACGGTTGAACGGCTGACCTGGAATGGGGACTAAAGTAAAACGCATACCTGGAGGATCGATTTTTTGATGCCTTGACATGTTCTCTAACTCAAAAGTCTTAGATGCCTTGCCTGCAGGGCTGAaagaatgaaatggtgttgcttttAGCAGTAGTATCAGTTGACATTTATATATGATGTTTACTGGTAGGTCTGGGCTAGTTCAATTTTTTGTTGACAAGTTCAGTTTGTGTAGGGCATTAGCTAAAACCACCATCAACCCAGCACCCCCAGTTCACCCAGACCAGAACATACAACTAGAAAACAGAACATAATAAACTACATAATGGCATTCAGGCCAGGCCATATGCAGTACTAAACTAGCCCTGACCCGTCTTCACAGAGTAGGATCAAATCAACACAATGTGGAATGGACCTAGTAGCACAATGTCAAACGCCGAAGTGGTGGTATCGGAGCATGTGGATACCCTGCTGCAGCAGCTGCTGCACGCCAAGCCATTGCCCATGAATGGGGCCAGGACAGACCCCTATTGGCTACTGCACAAGTCATGAGCCAATGAATCATCAGATCAAGCAAACGTCCAAGCCTGTGTGTCTCTTGCAGCAGCACCCCTCCCCCCTCCTCTCGCTGGTGAAATAGGACAGTCAAGCAGTTCATGAACATGAATTCAAGCAGCGTCGGTGGCCGCAGCGTCAAGGGAGGGCGTGGGTCGGTACCTCATAATCAGGAGATCGTCCTCATCTGCCCTGCCCACATGGATGGGCGTGCCACTCATTCAAGCTACATTCCCGAAGCCCTGCACAATACAGTAGGACGTGGCAGTTGTTTATGTTTCAAGGAGCCACTGATCATACGAGCTTAGGCTTAAACAAATGCTAACCAGTCTAGTAACCAGCTGTCCTTTTTTGTGAAAAAATGTGCAGAGCAAGACTCCAGAACATGTGTTGATCACAATTAATTCGGGTTATGTATATAGAAACCGAGAACACCAGATTCTGTGGCGGGAGATGGTTACCATTGCAGGAAGGTAGGTGGCCCAAATCATACCGGCCATTGGAACTTTCGGAGTTGGTGTGCAGATGTGACCTGGATTGGATAATGATGCCCAATTTGCTTTCACTTCTCTCTTGGATCTTGCAAGTCAACCTGTCAACCTTACACCATAAGGAACAAAATAAATTAACAAATGGCGATAAAACAACAGCAGTGGAAAACACAGTGATTTAGTCTGCTTAGTCCTTGAAGACATCACTAGTTGATCCACGAAATCACTTCAAGAGATGAGTCACAGAAGCTCTACTTGAACAGTGGGTCGTacaagatactccctccgtaagaaactaaagtagtgatttaaacactcttatatttctttacagagggagtacaactctCCAGAAACAAGTAATAAGATCAAACAGCGACGTTTCTGAGTTCAAAAGTAAGAAACGATAGGAAGTATGTCAAACGGGTGTACCCAGCTCTCCAGAAGCATCGGCATGCATCGCCGCCATGGACATAAAAGTCAGTAAGTTAGCAGCCTCTTGTCCCACCGATTCCTGGAAACAGAATGGATCTAACAAAAGCTGTAATAATAGGCCAACTTGCTGTCCTCTGCATATACTTCAGACAGCAGCAACAATCAGATAGGCAGGGAATCCACTATCTGATGTAGACATGCGGTGAGCCCACTCTTTTGTCTAGGCTCAACATTCCACTAATTGATTATCCTTGTGTATATGTATTCATACCTTGAATAAGAAGAGAAATCTGAATGCTTGACGTAATCCACTTTATTCTTTCTGCTTTTGGCACTATTTGATGGAAACATTGTAGCTGCTGTATGATAGCAATGAAGAGATTTAGGCATGAACATACTTTGTAGTATGATGAACCCTGTGACGAGAGAGACTACATTTAGATGCCTGGCCTATGTGTCGCCTGATCTAGTTGCCGCGTCTGTGGTGAACAAGCTTCAGAATCATGGTAAATCTGATATGTTAAAGGATAATTTGTTAATTCAGATAGTTACCAGAAGGGCTTCTGATTTTGCCCTCAAAATACAATATGCATAGCTCCATATTTTCTTCGCAAACATCAACATCTGGAGTTCTGGACGTCAAACTAGGACTGCATTGTTGCTGTTTCTTCCGAATACTATAAGAAAAAACAAACACTTTGGGTGTCACATAAAAGAACTTCAGACTAGTAGATCAGGAATTGCAATTGCCTGCGGCACAAGTACAAAAGTAAGAAGTCTGACTGTGCTGGAATTCTGGAAATCACCTGAGTTCAAAAGTATCATTTTGTTTCTTGATAAACGATTTATGATGCCAACAGCTGTGCATTACAGTAATAGAGTACTTGGTGAAGTCATGAAAACAATCCTGATAATTACCAAAGAAAATCAGCATTAGAACAGATTAGGTTGCTAATGGAGCAATAAGGATTCAGGGGTACTAAGCAATCCAGAAAAAATAGGTCCCATACCAAAACAGGACTGCAAAACGAAAACATTCAGCATGTTATATAAAGCCTGATTGCAGTCAAGGAGAATGAAATGTGAAGTTCTAACCTTAAACAAATTAGCAGTCACTGTTTATTCAGTTATAACTACATAATAACTAGCAAAAAGGTGCATAACTGTAGGCAAAATGCAGTAATGCACTAATGACTACAAAAGAAGTACGATGCATTAACTATTATCCAGTTCACCTTTTACTCGCCTGTATCCACAGATATGGAGTTGTTTCCTTTGAAGAAAATCTTCTAAGAGCTTGCTGAAGACAGTAGATATTTCTCTGACATAATCTCCCCCAAGCTCAACATTATCTGTGCACATCAGCAGTTACAAACTTGCCTTCTATATCCACTCATTCAATTCAAGCTCCATCCTCGAAGCCCTGCACAATACAGCAGGACATTGCCAATTGTTTATGTTTCAGGGACAGGGAGCCAATGATCATAAGAACTTAGGCATAAACAAATGCTAACTAGTCTAGTAACTAGCTGTagtttttttttttgtgaaaatgtGCAGAGCAAGACTCCAGAACATGTGTtggctagctttcattgcttcctcCGGTATATCTGCAGCTGGCGGTTAGCTGCTAAGAGCAACATATGATTGACCTCAGAGGATAAAAATTGTAGTTCTAGCCCTCTAGTCTAGGGTTGATCATAATTAATTTCGCTTATGTATATAGAAACTGAGAATACCAGATTCTGTGGCGGGAGATAGTTATCGTTGCAGGAAGGCAGGTGGCCCAAATCATACCGGCCATTGGAATGTTCAGAGTTGGTGTGCAGATGTGACCTGGATAGGATAACGATGCCCACTTGCTTTCATTACTTTCTTGGATCTTGCAAGTCAACCTGTCAAACCTTACACCATATAAGGAACCAAGTTGCAAAAGGCGTCGAACAATAACAGATGGAAAAACACAGTGCTTTAGTCCTGGGAGAGATCACTAGTTGAGCCATGAAAGCATTTCAAGAGATGAAAAGTCACAGAAGCTCTTCTTAAACAGTGGTGCCATACAAGATACAGCTCTCCAGAAACAAGTAATATGATCAAACGCGGCGTTTCTGCTTCAAAAAGAATGTAACGATAGGAAGTATGTCAAACCGGGCGTAGTCGGAGCATCCGCGTGCATCGCCGCCTCGCACATAAAGTCAGTGAGTTAGCAGCCTCTTGTCCCACCAATTCCAGGAAACAGAATGGATATAACAAAAGCTGTAATGATAGACCGACTTGTTGTCCTCTGCACATACTTCAGACAGCAGCAACAATCAGATAGGCAGGCCATCCACTATCTGATGTAGACATGCAGTGAGCCCACTCTTTTGCCTAGGCTCAACAATTCCACTGATTGATTATCCTTGTGCATGTACTCGTACCTTGAATCAGAAAAGAAATCTGAATGCTTTATGTAATCCCCTTTATTCTTTCTGCTTTTGGCGCTATTTGATGGAAACATTGTCGCTGCTGTATGATAGCAACAGATGAAGAGATTTAAGCACGAGCATGCTTTGCAGTACGCTGAACCCTGTGACGAGAGAGACTACATTTAGATGCCTGGCCTATGTGTCGTCTGATCTAGTTGCCGCGTCTCTGGTGAACAAGCTTCGGAATCATGGTAAAACTGATATTTTAAAGGATCATTTGTTAATTCAGATAGTTACCGGAAGGGCTTCTGATTTTGCCCTCAAAATCCAATATGCATAGCCCCACATTTTCTTATCAAACATCAACATCTGGAGTTCTGAACGTCAAACTTGGACTGGGTTGTTGCTGTTTCTTCCGAACActacaagaaaaaagtaaacattggGTGTCACATACAAGAACTTCAGACTAGTAGATTGGGAACTGCGATTGCCTGCGACACGAGTACAAAAGTAAGAAGTCTGGCTGTGCTGCAATTCTGGAAATCACATAGCTCAGAAGTATCATTTGTTTTGTTCCCTTATAATGATTTATCATGCCATTAGCTGTACATTATAGTAACAGAGTACTTGGTGAAGTCATGAAAAATTGAAAACAATCCTGCTAATTACCAAAGAAAATGTGCATTAGAACAGATTAGGTTGC is a window of Triticum dicoccoides isolate Atlit2015 ecotype Zavitan chromosome 2B, WEW_v2.0, whole genome shotgun sequence DNA encoding:
- the LOC119362835 gene encoding hydrophobic protein LTI6A; this translates as MADEGTANCIDIILAIILPPLGVFFKFACGIEFWICLLLTFFGYLPGIIYAVWVITK